One Bifidobacterium angulatum DSM 20098 = JCM 7096 DNA window includes the following coding sequences:
- a CDS encoding HNH endonuclease family protein produces MSRRSRFPRRIVNTSASWFRTLTMLLAAVILGTCIALLLTKLSPQVAELTGEHTATGQAADVLGTLNVDDSANPGGYDRDLFGFRKTDANNDGCDVREDILARDLSDVRYKYRGSCTVASGILHDPYTGATIHFTRGVKTSSAVQIDHVVALENAWRSGANTWDTSKRYAFANDPYNLLAVDGPANQSKGSASAAYWLPTNSAYRCEYVARQIGVKAKYSLSVTSNEKTAMLAVLHACPAQEIPQ; encoded by the coding sequence ATGAGCCGACGTTCACGTTTCCCACGCCGCATAGTCAACACCTCCGCCAGCTGGTTCCGGACGCTGACGATGCTGCTCGCAGCCGTCATCCTCGGAACATGCATTGCGCTGCTGCTGACCAAGCTCAGTCCGCAGGTGGCCGAGCTCACCGGCGAACATACGGCCACCGGGCAGGCTGCGGATGTGCTGGGTACGTTGAACGTCGACGATTCCGCCAATCCGGGAGGTTACGACCGCGATCTGTTCGGATTCCGTAAAACCGATGCCAACAACGACGGCTGCGATGTACGCGAAGACATCCTCGCCCGCGATCTGAGCGACGTGCGCTACAAATACCGGGGGTCATGCACGGTGGCCAGCGGCATACTGCACGATCCCTACACCGGAGCGACCATTCATTTCACCCGCGGCGTGAAAACCAGTTCGGCCGTGCAGATCGACCACGTGGTGGCATTGGAGAACGCTTGGCGTTCCGGAGCCAACACATGGGATACGAGCAAGCGATACGCGTTCGCAAACGATCCGTACAATCTGCTCGCCGTGGACGGTCCGGCCAACCAGTCGAAAGGATCCGCCTCGGCCGCCTACTGGCTGCCCACCAACAGCGCCTACCGCTGCGAATACGTGGCGCGGCAGATCGGCGTGAAAGCCAAATATTCGCTCAGCGTCACCTCCAACGAGAAAACGGCCATGCTTGCCGTACTGCACGCATGCCCCGCACAGGAGATACCGCAGTAG
- a CDS encoding beta-galactosidase, which produces MAHRRTFHWPSLLTESGRGIAFGGDYNPDQWPEDVWDDDIRLMKQAGVNTVALAIFSWDRIQPEKHRWEFGWLDCIIDKLGKAGIAVDLASATATAPLWLYEQHPEVLPHDKYGHPINAGSRQSWSPTSPVFKEYALTLCRKLAERYGTNPYVTAWHMGNEYGWNNRYDYCDNALHAFRAWCERKYGTIEALNAAWGTTFWGQEMNGFDEVLIPRFMGADSMVNPGQKLDFERFGNDMLLDFYRAERDAIAEICPDKPFTTNFMVSTDQCCMDYADWANEVDFVSNDHYFHEGESHIDELFCSDALMDSLALGRPWYVMEHSTSAVQWKDLNIRKRKGETVRDSVAHVAMGADAINFFQWRASAFGAESFHSAMVPHAGEHTKLYRSVCELGAALKTLGDAGVQGSELVRSDTAILFSAESEWATRSETLPSKKLNHWHDVRDWYRAYLDAGTRADIVPLKYDWSGYATVVLPTVLMLSAADTARLERFVRDGGTVVVGYASGLIDENFHTWLGGYPGAGDGMLRTMLGIRGEEFNILGAQAEGEPSEIRLSNGMVTRLWQNDIAVDGADTEVLASYAGTQADEWELDGTAAITRNPYGKGMAYFVGCDLNVADLAVFVGDHLTVGQACEAGDGADYDPTITLHTERASAEAIFDFYLPRGKNETVVSGISGEPVYRFQCDEGEAPGVYTIRRNGVLVVKRYNRQ; this is translated from the coding sequence ATGGCACATCGCAGAACTTTCCATTGGCCATCGCTACTGACCGAATCAGGACGAGGCATCGCATTCGGAGGAGACTACAACCCCGACCAATGGCCGGAAGACGTGTGGGACGACGACATCCGGCTCATGAAGCAGGCCGGCGTCAACACCGTCGCCCTCGCCATCTTCAGCTGGGACCGCATCCAGCCGGAAAAGCACCGCTGGGAATTCGGCTGGCTCGACTGCATCATCGACAAGCTTGGCAAGGCCGGTATCGCCGTCGATCTGGCCTCCGCCACGGCCACAGCCCCGCTGTGGCTGTACGAGCAGCACCCCGAGGTCCTGCCGCACGACAAGTACGGGCACCCCATCAATGCCGGGTCACGCCAGTCGTGGAGCCCCACCAGCCCGGTATTCAAGGAATATGCGCTCACGCTGTGCCGCAAGCTTGCCGAACGCTACGGCACCAACCCCTATGTCACCGCATGGCATATGGGCAACGAATACGGCTGGAACAACCGCTACGATTACTGCGACAACGCGCTCCACGCCTTCCGCGCCTGGTGCGAGCGCAAATACGGCACCATCGAAGCGCTCAACGCCGCCTGGGGCACCACGTTCTGGGGGCAGGAGATGAACGGCTTCGACGAGGTGCTCATCCCGCGTTTCATGGGCGCCGACTCCATGGTGAACCCTGGTCAGAAACTGGATTTCGAACGGTTCGGCAACGATATGCTGCTCGACTTCTACCGGGCCGAACGCGATGCCATCGCCGAGATCTGCCCCGATAAGCCGTTCACCACCAATTTCATGGTCTCCACCGACCAGTGCTGCATGGACTATGCCGATTGGGCGAACGAGGTCGATTTCGTGTCCAACGACCACTACTTCCATGAAGGCGAATCGCATATCGACGAGCTGTTCTGCTCTGACGCGCTGATGGACTCCCTGGCGTTGGGCAGGCCATGGTATGTGATGGAGCATTCCACGTCGGCAGTGCAGTGGAAGGACCTCAACATCCGCAAGCGTAAAGGCGAGACCGTACGCGATTCCGTGGCGCATGTGGCCATGGGCGCGGACGCCATCAACTTCTTCCAGTGGCGGGCCTCCGCGTTCGGCGCCGAATCCTTCCACTCCGCAATGGTGCCGCACGCCGGCGAGCATACGAAACTGTACCGCAGCGTATGCGAGCTGGGCGCCGCGCTTAAAACGCTGGGCGATGCGGGCGTGCAGGGCAGCGAACTGGTGCGTTCCGATACGGCGATCCTGTTCAGCGCCGAATCCGAATGGGCTACGCGCAGCGAAACACTGCCGAGCAAGAAGCTCAACCATTGGCATGATGTGCGCGACTGGTATCGTGCCTATCTCGACGCCGGGACGCGCGCCGATATCGTCCCGTTGAAATACGACTGGAGCGGCTATGCGACGGTGGTGTTGCCGACGGTGCTGATGCTCAGCGCCGCCGATACCGCGCGCCTGGAACGTTTCGTCCGTGACGGCGGCACGGTGGTGGTCGGCTATGCAAGCGGCCTGATCGATGAGAACTTCCATACGTGGCTCGGCGGATACCCGGGTGCCGGCGACGGCATGCTGCGCACCATGCTGGGTATTCGCGGCGAGGAATTCAACATTCTGGGCGCACAGGCCGAGGGGGAGCCTAGCGAGATCCGCCTATCCAATGGCATGGTCACCCGCCTATGGCAGAACGATATCGCTGTGGATGGAGCCGATACGGAAGTGCTGGCAAGCTACGCCGGCACACAGGCCGACGAGTGGGAATTGGACGGTACCGCGGCGATTACGCGCAACCCCTATGGCAAGGGCATGGCCTATTTCGTCGGGTGCGACTTGAACGTGGCCGATCTCGCTGTGTTCGTCGGCGACCATCTGACTGTCGGCCAGGCCTGCGAGGCAGGCGACGGCGCCGACTACGACCCGACCATTACCCTGCATACCGAGCGTGCGAGCGCCGAAGCGATCTTCGACTTCTACCTGCCGCGCGGCAAGAACGAGACGGTGGTCAGCGGCATTTCCGGCGAACCCGTGTATCGCTTCCAGTGCGATGAAGGCGAGGCCCCGGGCGTCTACACCATTCGACGCAACGGCGTACTCGTCGTGAAACGATACAATCGGCAGTAG
- a CDS encoding LacI family DNA-binding transcriptional regulator — protein sequence MSEIEPGRKRVTLRDVAQEAGVSLKTASNVINNAGRMSDETRARVQEVIGRLGYRVNVSARNLNRNSTGVITLAVPMLTPPYLAELANRIIEQARSDDYLVYVVTYGGQNAQGARELLRNFNTTVSDGLILSMSEDESLTAQDLDVDYPMVAVGARDVWGVCDHVTCDDVQASRMAASYLFERGARHLAVIGSRGIYDEQAALHATDGNAGLRLRGVIEACRERGTSLDPELVVSGGDWAIGCGYKAIQRLIDAGTEFDGVVAFNDQLAIGVLSALAANGISVPGQVQVIGFDNIEEAAYLQPPLTTMDSRFDAIVPAVSARMLMRIAGRNVEPELMRIPSRVIARSTTR from the coding sequence TTGAGCGAGATCGAACCCGGCAGGAAACGTGTCACCTTGCGTGATGTGGCGCAGGAAGCCGGCGTTTCGCTGAAAACCGCCTCCAATGTCATCAACAATGCCGGGCGCATGTCCGATGAGACCAGGGCACGCGTGCAGGAGGTCATCGGCAGGCTCGGATACCGGGTCAACGTGTCGGCGCGCAATCTGAACCGCAACAGCACCGGCGTCATCACGCTTGCCGTGCCGATGCTGACGCCGCCGTACCTGGCGGAACTCGCCAATCGCATTATCGAACAGGCGAGGTCGGACGACTACCTGGTGTACGTCGTCACCTATGGTGGGCAAAACGCGCAAGGGGCGCGAGAACTGCTTCGCAATTTCAACACCACCGTGTCCGACGGACTGATCCTGTCCATGTCGGAGGATGAGAGCCTGACCGCGCAGGATCTGGACGTGGACTATCCGATGGTCGCGGTCGGCGCACGTGACGTGTGGGGCGTCTGCGACCATGTGACCTGCGATGACGTGCAGGCTTCGCGTATGGCCGCCTCCTACCTGTTCGAGCGTGGAGCGCGGCATCTGGCCGTGATCGGCAGTCGTGGAATCTACGATGAGCAGGCCGCGTTGCATGCCACCGACGGCAATGCCGGGCTCCGTTTGCGTGGAGTGATCGAAGCATGCCGTGAACGGGGAACAAGCCTCGACCCCGAACTGGTGGTCAGCGGCGGCGACTGGGCCATCGGCTGCGGCTATAAGGCCATCCAGCGGCTTATCGACGCCGGCACGGAGTTCGACGGCGTGGTGGCGTTCAACGACCAGCTGGCCATCGGCGTGCTGTCGGCGCTTGCGGCGAATGGCATCAGCGTGCCGGGCCAGGTGCAGGTGATCGGATTCGACAACATCGAGGAGGCGGCCTATCTGCAGCCGCCATTGACCACCATGGATTCACGGTTCGATGCCATCGTGCCCGCGGTAAGTGCTCGCATGCTGATGCGCATCGCCGGGCGGAACGTCGAGCCTGAGCTTATGCGCATCCCCTCACGGGTGATCGCCAGATCCACCACGCGGTAG
- a CDS encoding aldo/keto reductase, translating into MTNRHPNPNEVPDITLSDGNAIPQIGLGVLRIDDEGVTPVVESALAAGYRHIDGAAGYNNEAGVGRALAAAGYTTGEQRQSLWVTTKLRDSEQGYDSARKAFDRQLGLLQLEYVDMYMLHWPTPFDWRSGETWKAFDEFRAEGRVKTLGVCNFLPEHLERLHRETGEYPAVNQIELHPTWQQREVVAYCKEHGIAIEAYSPMARGADLNAGNGAIERIAAAHGVSPAQVILRWHIENGTIIIPKSVHAERQQENLDLFGFELTADEHAAIDALDGPTRAGHDPMTFTYA; encoded by the coding sequence ATGACGAATCGTCATCCCAATCCCAACGAAGTTCCCGATATTACACTCAGCGACGGCAACGCCATTCCGCAGATCGGCCTGGGCGTACTGCGTATCGACGATGAAGGCGTGACGCCAGTTGTCGAAAGCGCCCTGGCGGCAGGCTACCGACACATCGACGGTGCTGCCGGATACAACAACGAGGCCGGCGTAGGCCGTGCGCTCGCCGCTGCCGGCTATACCACCGGCGAGCAGCGCCAGAGCCTGTGGGTCACCACCAAGTTGCGTGATTCCGAACAAGGCTATGATTCCGCGCGCAAGGCGTTCGACCGCCAGCTTGGACTCCTGCAGCTGGAATACGTCGATATGTACATGCTGCATTGGCCGACCCCGTTCGACTGGCGTAGCGGCGAGACCTGGAAGGCGTTCGACGAGTTCCGCGCCGAAGGCCGTGTGAAAACGCTTGGCGTATGCAACTTCCTGCCCGAGCACTTGGAACGCCTGCACCGGGAGACCGGCGAATACCCGGCCGTGAACCAGATCGAGCTGCACCCCACCTGGCAGCAGCGCGAAGTGGTCGCCTACTGCAAGGAACACGGCATCGCCATCGAAGCGTATTCCCCCATGGCGCGCGGCGCCGACCTCAACGCTGGCAATGGTGCCATCGAACGCATCGCCGCCGCGCACGGCGTCTCCCCGGCCCAGGTGATTCTGCGCTGGCACATCGAGAACGGCACCATCATCATCCCGAAGTCCGTGCACGCCGAGCGTCAGCAGGAAAACCTCGATCTGTTCGGATTCGAGCTCACCGCCGACGAACATGCCGCCATCGACGCATTGGACGGCCCGACCCGCGCCGGTCATGATCCGATGACCTTCACCTACGCCTGA
- the pdxT gene encoding pyridoxal 5'-phosphate synthase glutaminase subunit PdxT, protein MVVAVEYISKEESEDVESVKHGVTGILAVQGAFAEHAAMLDKLGAPWKLLRAAEDFDESIDRVILPGGESTTQGKLLHSTGLFEPIARHIAAGKPTFGTCAGMILLAKKLDNDSNVYFGALDAVVRRNAYGRQLGSFAATADFGDIKDFPLVFIRGPFVVSVGSEATVETEIDGNVVGLRQGRILATAFHPELTEDTRIHELFLSL, encoded by the coding sequence ATGGTCGTAGCTGTTGAATACATTTCCAAAGAAGAATCCGAAGATGTGGAATCCGTCAAGCATGGCGTGACCGGCATTCTTGCGGTGCAGGGGGCGTTCGCCGAGCATGCCGCCATGCTCGATAAGCTCGGGGCGCCGTGGAAGCTGTTGCGCGCCGCCGAGGATTTCGACGAATCCATCGACCGGGTGATCCTGCCCGGCGGCGAAAGCACCACGCAGGGCAAGCTGCTGCATTCCACCGGTCTGTTCGAACCGATCGCCAGGCATATCGCCGCAGGCAAGCCGACATTCGGTACCTGCGCCGGCATGATTCTGCTGGCAAAGAAACTCGACAACGACAGTAATGTGTATTTCGGTGCTCTTGATGCGGTGGTGCGCCGCAATGCGTATGGACGGCAGCTGGGCTCCTTCGCAGCCACCGCCGATTTCGGCGACATCAAGGATTTCCCTCTGGTGTTCATCCGCGGGCCGTTCGTGGTGTCCGTCGGTTCCGAGGCGACTGTTGAGACCGAGATCGACGGTAATGTGGTCGGTCTGCGGCAAGGCAGGATCCTCGCCACGGCGTTCCATCCGGAACTTACCGAGGATACCCGCATCCACGAGCTGTTCCTCAGCTTGTAA
- a CDS encoding ABC transporter ATP-binding protein/permease, whose product MFDKRLLRLAPGVTRLIVGKVICQWIGLLANVVFMITVVALFGDVLAPWLQGSDNPPFVWILTICVVTRYIATVVASHLGSEASERVKLALRSKLYRKMLALGPSYSTRVSTSDVVQSAGEGVEQIQSFFELFLPQLCYAIVAPITLFAVVAPLNMPTALTLLICAPLIVLIVGMVAMSASKAFKRYWGGYTDMGAAFLDDLQGLETLKAFDADARASRDLNEKAERFRVMTMKVLQIQLRSLAAMDLVAYGGTAVGIGVALWQFATTKTLSVASVVLIVLLSAEFFIPLRQLGSYFHVAMNGMTSSKRIFALLDAPEPERGEGTLAGVGKSIVAIAFDSVSYAYDSGDREKPALDDASFYAAPGQLTAIVGVSGSGKSTAAALLAGIRSGYSGSIIVNGTELSGLSPSTLSRTVTLVGARSHLFAGTLRENLLMANPKADEKAMWNALIEARIAGFIHGQPGELDMVIEPDAANLSGGQRQRIAIARALLHDSPVYVFDEATSSVDVESENLILHTIHDLAHRKHRTVIMITHRMANAERADHVVVLDHGHAVQTGSHVGLMAIGGAYAKLYDAQRDVERFADVSSGGGDSAFAFSDFSTAGSAVKTSDGDRSCGQSTDSRKYSTSQVVGRLLHEAKPLAGLMTAASLAGTVGHLAATFLPVFAVMTLFALSGKPVWGMSAAMAAALMASCAVVRGALRYVEQYLNHNVAFRLLALFRSKAFETLRRLAPAKLAGHGKGDLIAMVTTDVELLEIFFAHTISPVVIAVATTVVTALAALTLNPWMALLLLGAHLVIGVIVPRVFAVSVRQLGPGIRGRASDLDEAMMDDMRGLGEIIGFGCGEERVARIEDRTKRLWYERAKLSRRNGLFSGIGGILVMLFTLAGAAVALGVIGQGGGVAQLMTAFVLIVSSFAPTLALAALPANLSQTFASARRLFSLMDEAPAVQETGHGKPRYKGMAVDHVTFSYASDAKPVLDDFSLTVPKHGVLGVQGPSGRGKSTMVKLLMRYWDPQSGEVRMSNEPLGKIDAHHRRRVQALMGQETHLFDGTIRDNLLLAIADTGSLTGVVSGDSAQVGHDGAREQCLRDACRKASVLDFIDSLPEGFDTPVGELGDRLSEGERQRIGLARVFLRKADLVLFDEPTSRLDALNEAIILRSIDALAHEEHHDRDRSGRGRGYGGKAVVLVSHRASAMRIADQVVSM is encoded by the coding sequence ATGTTCGATAAGCGGTTGCTCCGACTGGCTCCAGGCGTCACTAGGCTGATCGTCGGTAAGGTCATCTGTCAGTGGATCGGTCTGCTGGCCAATGTGGTGTTTATGATCACGGTGGTGGCCCTGTTCGGCGATGTGCTTGCTCCATGGCTGCAAGGCTCCGATAATCCGCCATTCGTTTGGATTCTGACGATCTGCGTGGTAACGCGCTATATCGCCACCGTGGTTGCCTCGCATTTGGGCAGCGAAGCCTCCGAGCGGGTCAAACTTGCGTTACGCAGCAAGCTGTATCGCAAGATGCTGGCACTTGGACCGTCGTACTCCACGCGGGTGAGCACGTCGGATGTCGTGCAATCCGCGGGCGAGGGCGTGGAGCAGATACAAAGCTTCTTCGAACTGTTCCTGCCGCAGTTGTGCTATGCGATTGTGGCTCCGATCACCTTGTTCGCGGTGGTGGCCCCGCTGAATATGCCTACCGCGCTGACCTTGCTGATCTGCGCGCCGCTTATCGTGCTTATCGTCGGCATGGTGGCGATGAGTGCGTCGAAGGCGTTCAAACGGTATTGGGGCGGGTATACCGATATGGGCGCCGCTTTTCTTGATGATCTTCAGGGTCTGGAAACATTGAAGGCCTTTGACGCCGATGCTCGAGCGTCGCGTGATCTGAACGAGAAAGCCGAACGGTTCCGTGTGATGACCATGAAGGTGTTGCAGATCCAGCTGCGTTCATTGGCCGCGATGGATCTGGTGGCTTATGGCGGTACGGCAGTCGGCATAGGCGTGGCCCTGTGGCAGTTTGCCACGACCAAGACGCTGAGTGTGGCCTCGGTGGTGCTTATCGTGCTGTTGTCGGCCGAATTCTTTATCCCCCTACGGCAGCTGGGGTCGTATTTCCATGTGGCGATGAACGGCATGACCTCAAGCAAGCGCATCTTCGCGTTGCTTGACGCGCCCGAGCCCGAACGAGGGGAGGGCACGCTTGCCGGCGTGGGCAAGTCGATTGTCGCCATCGCCTTCGACTCCGTAAGCTATGCCTACGATTCCGGGGATCGGGAGAAACCGGCGCTCGACGATGCCTCGTTCTATGCCGCTCCCGGCCAGCTTACCGCCATTGTTGGTGTTTCAGGGTCGGGCAAGTCCACGGCCGCCGCTTTGCTGGCCGGCATACGTTCCGGGTATTCCGGGTCGATCATCGTCAACGGCACCGAACTTTCGGGGCTTTCCCCAAGTACGTTGTCCCGCACGGTTACGCTGGTCGGTGCCCGAAGCCATTTGTTTGCGGGCACATTGCGCGAGAATCTGCTGATGGCCAATCCGAAGGCCGATGAGAAGGCCATGTGGAACGCGCTGATCGAAGCGCGTATCGCCGGTTTTATCCACGGCCAGCCCGGCGAACTCGACATGGTCATCGAGCCTGATGCGGCGAATCTTTCCGGTGGGCAACGCCAGCGCATCGCCATAGCGCGTGCGTTGCTGCACGATAGCCCGGTGTATGTGTTCGACGAGGCGACCAGCAGCGTGGACGTGGAAAGCGAGAATCTGATTCTGCATACCATTCACGATCTGGCACATCGTAAGCATCGGACGGTGATTATGATCACGCATCGTATGGCCAACGCCGAGCGTGCCGATCATGTGGTGGTGCTTGACCATGGTCATGCCGTGCAAACCGGCTCGCATGTTGGCCTGATGGCGATTGGCGGTGCATACGCGAAACTGTATGACGCGCAGCGCGATGTGGAACGGTTTGCGGACGTGAGCTCGGGCGGTGGCGATTCCGCCTTCGCCTTCTCGGATTTCTCCACAGCCGGTTCCGCCGTGAAAACCTCCGACGGCGACCGGAGCTGTGGGCAGAGTACCGATTCGCGGAAATACTCCACGTCACAGGTTGTGGGCCGTCTGCTGCATGAAGCGAAGCCGCTCGCCGGGCTTATGACCGCGGCGTCGCTGGCCGGCACCGTTGGGCATCTGGCGGCGACTTTCCTGCCGGTATTCGCTGTTATGACACTGTTCGCGCTGTCGGGCAAACCGGTGTGGGGCATGTCCGCGGCAATGGCTGCGGCGCTGATGGCGTCATGCGCGGTGGTCCGCGGCGCGCTCAGGTATGTCGAGCAGTATCTCAACCACAATGTCGCCTTCCGACTGCTTGCGCTGTTCCGGTCCAAAGCGTTCGAAACGTTGCGGCGTCTGGCGCCGGCAAAGCTCGCCGGCCATGGCAAGGGCGATCTGATCGCCATGGTCACCACGGATGTGGAGCTGCTGGAGATTTTCTTCGCCCACACCATTTCGCCCGTGGTGATTGCGGTGGCGACTACGGTGGTGACGGCGTTGGCCGCATTGACGTTGAACCCGTGGATGGCGTTGCTGCTGCTTGGCGCGCATCTGGTCATCGGCGTTATCGTGCCGAGGGTCTTTGCCGTGAGCGTCCGTCAGCTGGGCCCTGGCATTCGTGGACGGGCAAGCGATCTTGACGAGGCGATGATGGACGATATGCGTGGACTTGGCGAGATCATCGGCTTCGGGTGTGGCGAGGAACGGGTTGCGCGTATCGAGGACCGCACCAAGCGGCTTTGGTATGAACGTGCGAAACTGAGCAGGCGTAACGGTCTGTTTTCAGGCATCGGCGGCATTCTAGTCATGCTGTTCACCTTGGCCGGAGCCGCAGTGGCGCTCGGTGTGATCGGGCAAGGCGGCGGGGTCGCACAGCTGATGACGGCGTTTGTGCTTATCGTCAGCTCCTTTGCTCCTACGCTGGCACTTGCCGCATTGCCGGCGAACCTCAGCCAGACCTTCGCCTCCGCACGGCGGCTGTTCTCGCTGATGGACGAGGCGCCGGCCGTGCAGGAGACCGGCCATGGCAAGCCTCGCTACAAAGGCATGGCAGTGGACCATGTCACCTTCTCGTATGCATCCGATGCCAAACCGGTGCTCGACGACTTCTCCCTCACCGTGCCGAAACATGGCGTTTTGGGCGTGCAGGGGCCTTCAGGCAGGGGCAAGTCGACGATGGTCAAACTGTTGATGCGCTACTGGGATCCGCAATCCGGAGAGGTGCGCATGTCCAATGAGCCGTTGGGGAAGATCGACGCCCACCATCGCCGCAGGGTGCAGGCGCTGATGGGGCAGGAAACGCACCTGTTCGATGGGACGATCCGTGACAATCTGCTGCTGGCGATTGCGGATACCGGCTCGCTGACGGGCGTGGTTTCCGGCGATTCGGCGCAGGTGGGTCATGATGGCGCTCGTGAGCAGTGTTTGCGTGACGCATGTCGTAAGGCCTCCGTGCTCGATTTCATCGACTCGTTGCCGGAAGGGTTTGACACTCCGGTGGGCGAGTTGGGCGATCGTCTGTCCGAAGGCGAACGTCAGCGCATCGGATTGGCACGTGTATTCCTGCGCAAGGCGGATCTGGTGTTGTTTGATGAGCCCACCAGCAGGCTTGACGCGTTGAACGAGGCGATTATTCTTCGTTCCATCGATGCGCTCGCCCACGAGGAACATCATGATCGTGATCGGTCCGGGCGTGGCCGCGGGTATGGGGGTAAAGCGGTGGTGCTGGTGTCTCATCGGGCCAGTGCCATGCGGATCGCCGACCAGGTGGTCAGCATGTGA
- a CDS encoding Nramp family divalent metal transporter: protein MVDGVNGEDSAKSAESGRQRHEHALAGILGPAFVAAVAYVDPGNVAANITSGARYGYLLVWVLVLANIMSVFIQYQSAKLGVVTGKSLPDLLGERMSDAGRFMFFMQAEVIAIATDLAELIGGAIALDLLFNLPLFVGGLIIGAVSTVLLMFEGGSTQRIFEKIVIALLLVITFGFIAGLFIDPPNPLGVVQGLVPRFTNRDSVMMATSMLGATVMPHAIYLHSTLVNDHYAGGRKKPSVQRLLHGAKIDVAWALLLAGTVNLCLLILAANSLHGMSGTDSIDGAQHAIVSVLGPGIGTIFSIGLLASSLSSTSVGTYAGSEIMHGLLRIKAPMWACRVVTLVPGLVVLWFAPNPTEALVIGQVILSIGIPFAIIPLMRYTHDRRLMGKWADGPVRHACFMLIAVLIVALNALLIVLVLRGEA, encoded by the coding sequence ATGGTAGACGGCGTGAACGGCGAGGATTCCGCAAAAAGCGCGGAGTCTGGCAGGCAGCGGCATGAGCATGCGCTCGCCGGCATTCTCGGCCCGGCGTTCGTGGCCGCGGTCGCCTATGTGGACCCGGGCAATGTGGCGGCGAACATCACATCCGGCGCGCGATACGGCTACCTGCTGGTGTGGGTGCTGGTGCTGGCGAACATCATGAGCGTGTTCATCCAATACCAGTCCGCCAAGCTGGGCGTGGTCACCGGCAAATCCCTGCCCGATCTGTTGGGCGAACGTATGAGCGACGCCGGACGGTTCATGTTCTTCATGCAGGCGGAAGTGATCGCCATCGCCACCGATCTGGCGGAGCTCATCGGCGGCGCCATCGCATTGGATCTGCTGTTCAACCTGCCGCTGTTCGTCGGAGGGCTCATCATCGGCGCGGTGTCGACGGTGCTGCTGATGTTCGAAGGCGGCAGCACGCAGCGCATATTCGAGAAGATCGTCATCGCCCTGCTGTTGGTGATCACGTTCGGGTTCATCGCCGGCCTGTTCATCGATCCGCCGAATCCGCTCGGCGTGGTGCAGGGGTTGGTGCCGCGTTTCACCAATCGTGATTCGGTGATGATGGCTACGTCGATGCTTGGCGCGACCGTCATGCCGCATGCGATCTACCTGCATTCCACGCTGGTGAACGACCATTATGCCGGCGGGCGGAAGAAGCCGTCGGTGCAACGCCTGCTGCATGGCGCGAAAATCGATGTGGCATGGGCGCTGCTGCTGGCAGGAACGGTGAATCTGTGCCTGCTGATCCTTGCCGCAAACTCTCTGCACGGCATGAGCGGTACCGATTCCATCGACGGGGCGCAGCATGCCATTGTCAGCGTGCTCGGCCCCGGCATCGGCACCATATTCTCCATCGGACTGCTGGCATCCTCGTTGAGCTCCACATCCGTGGGCACATACGCTGGTTCGGAGATCATGCATGGCCTGTTACGCATCAAAGCGCCGATGTGGGCATGCCGCGTGGTCACCCTGGTGCCCGGGCTGGTGGTGCTATGGTTCGCACCGAACCCCACCGAAGCGTTGGTGATCGGTCAGGTGATCCTTTCCATCGGCATTCCGTTCGCCATCATCCCGTTGATGCGCTACACGCATGACAGGCGGTTGATGGGCAAGTGGGCGGATGGCCCGGTTCGCCATGCGTGCTTCATGCTGATCGCCGTGCTCATCGTCGCGCTGAATGCTCTGCTGATCGTACTGGTGCTGCGCGGCGAAGCCTGA